The Xanthomonas sp. DAR 34887 genome has a segment encoding these proteins:
- a CDS encoding TonB-dependent receptor → MTPTPRSLRLHALVLAVASALPAFAALAETAPADAGADATATASSGDATMLDAITVVSTGTTRQVQRITREDIGIAAPGTSALKVLDKLPGVQFQSADAWGAYEWSTAISLHGFDQSRLGFTLDGVPLGNMSYGVTDGLQVTRAIISENVGSVELAQGAGALGTASSSNLGGTVRYYSDDPDAAPGIRFSQTFGSDSTRRTYLRGDTGDINGFSMYTSLVHGEADKWKGYGNNEYNQANLKALYQWGDGNRVSLFLDSSKRKEYDIMDLSLASQKALGWDWDYLMPDWNSAVQIANALNGNGSYPASLNALPADYDKADASYYSGAGLRRDNLAALSGAFNLGGNATLNLTGYYHDNNGEGQWTTPYVASSATVPLSMRTTDYRLNRHGVTASLNFTVAGNEIEIGGWYQNAKTVQERNYFLLDGPFTDLYYFNKSGTLFARQFDQHYDTDTRMFYAQDTLRLLDDRLTVNFGAKKLQVDTTAQSLVPTTSNAAGEIKADSDLLPQVGVNYKLDEHQEIYASYNKNMAGFGFTPFQESQAAFNAIKNSLEPETAQTYELGYRVRGDGIEASLALYHTMFDDRLLVTSPCSAIQTCSATLNNVGSVRSQGADLAVMWRPIAQLRWLNSLSYDDSTYQDDYLNGGVVATSGKRVVGIPEWMFSSSLAYENAGWHAALDGKYTGRRYISYLNDSSVPSYWRFDLSAGYDFGEVGMFQNLGLSANVTNLFDKRYFATVGTNGYVVSDPDGYNQTLMAGAPRQFFVTFSGKF, encoded by the coding sequence ATGACCCCCACCCCCAGATCCCTGCGCCTGCATGCGCTGGTGCTCGCCGTCGCATCCGCGCTGCCGGCCTTCGCCGCGCTGGCCGAGACCGCACCGGCCGACGCCGGTGCCGATGCCACGGCGACCGCCAGCAGTGGCGACGCGACGATGCTCGACGCGATCACCGTGGTGTCCACCGGCACCACCCGCCAGGTGCAGCGGATCACCCGCGAGGACATCGGTATCGCCGCGCCCGGCACCAGCGCGCTGAAGGTCCTGGACAAGCTGCCGGGCGTGCAGTTCCAGTCGGCCGATGCGTGGGGCGCCTACGAGTGGTCGACCGCGATCAGCCTGCACGGCTTCGACCAGAGCCGCCTCGGCTTCACCCTGGACGGCGTGCCGCTGGGCAACATGAGCTACGGCGTCACCGACGGCCTGCAGGTGACCCGCGCGATCATTTCCGAGAACGTCGGCTCCGTTGAGCTGGCACAGGGCGCCGGCGCGCTGGGCACCGCTTCGAGCAGCAACCTCGGCGGCACCGTGCGCTACTACTCCGACGATCCGGACGCCGCTCCGGGCATCCGCTTCAGCCAGACCTTCGGTTCCGACTCCACCCGCCGCACTTACCTGCGCGGCGATACCGGCGATATCAATGGTTTCTCGATGTACACCTCGCTGGTGCACGGCGAGGCGGACAAGTGGAAGGGCTACGGCAACAACGAATACAACCAGGCCAACCTCAAGGCGCTGTACCAGTGGGGCGACGGCAACCGGGTCAGCCTGTTCCTGGACAGCTCCAAGCGCAAGGAATACGACATCATGGACCTGTCGCTGGCCTCGCAGAAAGCGCTGGGCTGGGATTGGGACTACCTGATGCCGGACTGGAACAGCGCGGTGCAGATCGCCAATGCGCTCAACGGCAACGGCAGCTATCCGGCGTCCTTGAATGCCCTGCCCGCCGACTACGACAAGGCCGACGCGTCCTACTACTCCGGCGCCGGCCTGCGCCGCGACAATCTGGCCGCGCTCAGCGGCGCGTTCAACCTAGGCGGCAACGCCACGCTGAACCTGACCGGCTACTACCACGACAACAACGGCGAAGGGCAGTGGACCACGCCGTACGTGGCGTCCTCGGCCACGGTGCCGCTGTCGATGCGCACCACCGACTATCGGCTCAACCGGCATGGCGTCACCGCGTCGCTGAACTTCACCGTCGCCGGCAACGAGATCGAGATCGGCGGCTGGTACCAGAACGCCAAGACTGTGCAGGAGCGCAACTACTTCCTGCTCGATGGCCCGTTCACCGACCTGTACTACTTCAACAAGTCCGGCACCCTGTTCGCGCGCCAGTTCGACCAGCACTACGACACCGACACGCGCATGTTCTATGCGCAGGACACGCTGCGCCTGCTCGACGATCGCCTGACCGTGAACTTCGGCGCCAAGAAACTGCAGGTGGATACCACCGCGCAGTCGCTGGTGCCTACCACCTCCAACGCGGCCGGCGAGATCAAGGCCGATTCGGATCTGCTGCCGCAGGTGGGCGTGAACTACAAGCTCGACGAGCACCAGGAAATCTACGCGTCCTACAACAAGAACATGGCTGGCTTCGGCTTCACCCCGTTCCAGGAATCGCAGGCGGCGTTCAACGCGATCAAGAACTCGCTTGAGCCGGAAACGGCGCAGACCTACGAGCTGGGCTATCGGGTGCGCGGCGACGGCATCGAGGCATCGCTGGCGTTGTACCACACCATGTTCGACGACCGCTTGCTGGTGACCTCGCCGTGCAGCGCGATCCAGACCTGCTCGGCCACGCTCAACAATGTCGGCTCGGTGCGCAGCCAGGGCGCCGACCTGGCGGTGATGTGGCGCCCGATCGCGCAGCTGCGCTGGCTCAACTCGCTGTCCTACGACGACTCCACCTATCAGGACGACTACCTCAACGGCGGCGTGGTGGCCACTTCGGGCAAGCGCGTGGTCGGCATCCCGGAGTGGATGTTCTCCAGCAGCCTGGCCTACGAGAACGCCGGCTGGCACGCCGCGCTGGATGGCAAGTACACCGGCCGCCGCTACATCAGCTACCTCAACGATTCGTCGGTGCCGAGCTACTGGCGCTTCGACCTGAGCGCGGGCTACGACTTCGGCGAAGTCGGCATGTTCCAGAACCTGGGTCTGAGCGCCAATGTCACCAACCTGTTCGACAAGCGCTATTTCGCCACCGTCGGCACCAACGGCTACGTCGTCTCCGATCCGGACGGTTACAACCAGACGCTGATGGCCGGCGCGCCGCGGCAGTTCTTCGTCACCTTCAGCGGCAAGTTCTGA
- the rimK gene encoding 30S ribosomal protein S6--L-glutamate ligase, whose amino-acid sequence MKLAILSRNTKLYSTRRLVEAGRERGHTVRVLDPLRCYMRIAAGAFTMHYKGKPITGYDAVIPRIGNSVTRYGTAVLRQLEMMGVRTPNPSDAILRARDKLRAHQLLAAKGIDMPMTVFGDNPDDTGDLLSMLGPPPHVVKLNEGTQGTGVILTEKTSASRGVVEALRGLYANFLVQEFIGEAEGADLRCFVVGNQVVAAMRRQAPEGDFRSNLHLGGSAQVATASRSEQEVAVRSAKALGLGVAGVDLIRSRRGPLVLEVNSTPGLEGIEAVCGLDIAGKVIDYLEASLIRKKSVG is encoded by the coding sequence ATGAAGCTCGCCATCCTGTCCCGCAACACCAAGCTGTATTCGACGCGGCGCCTGGTCGAGGCCGGCCGCGAGCGCGGGCATACGGTGCGCGTGCTCGACCCGCTGCGCTGTTACATGCGCATCGCTGCCGGCGCCTTCACCATGCATTACAAAGGCAAGCCGATCACCGGCTACGACGCGGTGATCCCGCGCATCGGCAATTCCGTCACCCGCTACGGCACCGCGGTGCTGCGCCAGCTGGAGATGATGGGCGTGCGCACGCCCAACCCGTCCGACGCGATCCTGCGCGCCCGCGACAAGCTGCGCGCGCACCAGTTGCTGGCGGCCAAGGGCATCGACATGCCGATGACCGTGTTCGGCGACAACCCGGACGACACCGGCGATCTGCTGTCGATGCTGGGTCCGCCGCCGCATGTGGTGAAGTTGAACGAGGGCACCCAGGGCACCGGCGTGATCCTCACCGAGAAGACCAGCGCGTCGCGCGGCGTGGTCGAGGCGCTGCGCGGCCTGTACGCCAATTTCCTGGTGCAGGAGTTCATCGGCGAGGCCGAGGGGGCCGACCTGCGCTGCTTCGTGGTCGGCAACCAGGTGGTCGCGGCCATGCGCCGGCAGGCGCCGGAAGGGGACTTCCGCTCCAACCTGCACCTGGGCGGCAGTGCGCAGGTGGCGACCGCCAGCCGCAGCGAACAGGAGGTCGCGGTGCGCTCGGCCAAGGCCCTGGGCCTGGGCGTGGCCGGGGTCGATCTGATCCGCTCGCGGCGTGGCCCGCTGGTGCTGGAAGTCAACTCCACCCCGGGCCTGGAAGGCATCGAAGCGGTCTGCGGGCTGGATATCGCCGGCAAGGTCATCGACTACCTCGAAGCCAGTCTGATTCGAAAGAAATCAGTGGGTTAG
- a CDS encoding response regulator transcription factor produces MRILVIEDNSDIAANLGDYLEDRGHTVDFAADGVTGLHLAVVHEFDAIVLDLNLPGMDGIEVCRKLRNEARKQTPVLMLTARDSLDNKLAGFDSGADDYLIKPFALQEVEVRLNALSRRGKGVHTRVLETGDLEYNLDTLEVRRQGKLLQLNPTALKILQALMEASPAVVTRQELETRVWGEELPDSDSLRVHIHGLRAVVDKPFEVPMIQTRHGIGYRIAAPDA; encoded by the coding sequence GTGCGAATTCTAGTGATCGAAGACAACAGCGATATCGCTGCCAACCTGGGCGACTACCTCGAAGACCGCGGGCACACGGTGGATTTCGCCGCCGATGGCGTCACCGGCCTGCATCTGGCGGTGGTGCACGAATTCGATGCCATCGTGCTCGACCTCAACCTGCCGGGCATGGACGGCATCGAAGTGTGCCGCAAGCTGCGCAACGAAGCGCGCAAGCAGACGCCGGTGCTGATGCTCACTGCCCGCGATTCGCTGGACAACAAGCTGGCAGGCTTCGATTCCGGCGCCGACGACTACCTGATCAAGCCGTTCGCGCTGCAGGAAGTGGAAGTGCGGCTCAACGCGCTGTCGCGCCGCGGCAAGGGCGTGCACACCCGCGTGCTGGAGACCGGCGACCTGGAGTACAACCTGGACACGCTGGAAGTGCGGCGTCAGGGCAAACTGTTGCAGCTCAACCCGACCGCGCTGAAGATCCTGCAGGCGCTGATGGAAGCATCGCCCGCGGTGGTGACCCGGCAGGAGCTGGAAACCCGCGTGTGGGGCGAAGAGCTGCCGGATTCGGACTCGTTGCGCGTGCATATCCACGGCCTGCGCGCGGTGGTCGACAAGCCGTTCGAGGTGCCGATGATCCAGACCCGCCACGGCATCGGCTACCGCATCGCCGCGCCCGATGCCTGA